A region of the Deltaproteobacteria bacterium genome:
TACAAGACTAATCTTTGCATGAACAACAAAGCTATCGACATAGCGACAGACGACGTCAAAGAACTTGAAAAACTCACTAACGCCAGTCAAGCAGAGTCGGCACAATTACCGATGCCGCAAAGCAAAAATAGATCATTGGGAAATTAACTTTTGCGAACCATCTAACCTCTACTCAGCAGAGTGCCGAGTAGAGGTTAGATATTCGAACTACAATAGGTTTTGAAGTTTCTGACTCAATCCAGTTCCTTCCCAGCTAAAGCTGCCATCAGCTTCGACTTCTCGGCCAAAATGCCCATAAGTAGCTGTCTTCTCGTATATTGGTTTTAATAAACCAAGCGCCTCAATAATACCTCTAGGGCGTAGGTCAAAAGTCTCTCTTACCCGTTCTACGATTCTTTCCTCGTCTACCTTGCCAGTTCCAAAAGTATCGACATATACGGACACTGGCTGCGCTACGCCAATTGCATATGCTACCTGCACCTCACAACGAGACGCCAGTCCCGCATGGACGACATTTTTCGCAATATACCTAGCTGCATAACAAGCCGAACGATCCACTTTGCTCGGGTCTTTCCCTGAGAAAGCTCCTCCACCATGCCTGCTATACCCACCGTAAGTATCGACTATTATTTTTCGTCCGGTTAAGCCAGCATCGGCAAGCGGCCCTCCTAAAACGAAACGCCCTGTCGGATTAATAAAATATTTAGTTGCCGATGTTAAAAACCTATCTGGAATTACCGCGCGAACTACTTCTTTAATTACGAAGTCAGAAATGGTGCTGAGATCTACTTCCGGCGTATGTTGCGTAGAAACAACAACTGTATCGACGCATTTTGGCTTTCCATTTTCATAGTGCACGGTAACCTGCGACTTGGCATCCGGTCGCAAGTAGTCTACGATGCCGGCACGCCTTACGTCCGCTAAGCGATGAACCAACTTGTGACTAAGAGAAATAGGAAGCGGCATTAGCTCTGGGGTCTCGTCACACGCAAAGCCGAACATCAAGCCCTGATCACCTGCTCCCTGCTCCTTAGATGCGCCGTCCTTTTCGTCCACACCCATCGCTATATCCTGTGACTGCTTGCTAATATGTACCAAAACTGCGGCACTGTCGGCATTGCAACCGCAATCCTCAGAAACATATCCGATCTTTTTAAGCGTATTGCGAACTACAGTGTCGTAATCGATGTGACCATTTGACGTAATTTCGCCGGCTAAAAGCACCAAGCCCGTCTTTACCAAAGTCTCGCATGCCACGCGACTCCTGGGATCCTGTTTTAGAAGCGAATCCAAAACCGCATCGCTGATCTGATCCGCCACTTTATCCGGGTGTCCTTCAGAAACCGATTCTGAAGTAAAAAGAAAATTCTTAAGAGCCATTACATTATTCCTCCAAAGTTAAGTTAAAAAAAAACAACACTCTGTCGTTTGCCGACAAACAAACATTATTAAAGTTCACATTTTTGCTAAGGACCGAGATAACTTCTCAAAAACCCCAGGCAGTGATAAGAGTTACCTGCAAATGCAAGCGTCGTGCTCCCGTGGAACGACTTAGCAAACTCAGATATGAAATATTTCAGAAAACTTAAAGCGGCAAGATGCGCATAATCGGTAGGAAGTTCGCAATCGCAGCACGAGAACGGCGGAGAACTCCCCGACCCCAAACTTCTTACCGACAATTCAGAAAAACGAGACGGCGACAGCATTCTTACGTTATCCACTCACGATTATTTAGAGAAAGCCAACAAAGGGCATACCGTCCGACACACCCTTAGATGCAATGTGAAGTGCTAGGAATAACTAGAATCCGATGACTCGTCAAGTCTAGTTCATCGAAGTTATTAAAGGGGCGTGTTTTCGGACACGCCCCTCAGGCCGGACAACAAATGAGGCCTAAAAGATCCAACCTAATTTATGCGGCAGAACGCATACTCTGTTTCGTAGCGGGGAAGATTTGAGTGTCGCTACTGTAATCTTGGTAAAATTTAACAAGGCGCTTTCTAAGCATTAATCGAGCTCGGTGCAGGCGGGATTTAATGGCGGGAATGCTTAATTTAAGGAGCTCGCCAACTTCCTTATTTGACAGCCCATCTACATCCCTAAGTATAAACACTGCGCGATAATCGTCGGGTAATTTATTAATGGCACTCTCGAGCGCCATCTTTATCTCGTTGTTAAACGCTAACGAGTCGCTGCGCGCTCCGTAGGTGAAGTTGTCGGCAACTTCTTGCTTTTGGAGCTGCGGTAGCAGGTCAGTCAACGATACGCTTTTGTCCTGCTTTTTCTTTCTTAGCTTCATAAACGAAGCATTAACGGTAATGCGATATAGCCAGCTAGAAAACTTAGCTTTGCCCTCAAAACTAGCAATCTTCCGATATACCGTCACAAATACGTCCTGCAACACTTCCTCTGCATCCTCACTATTGCGCGTTAGTCGCAAAGCAAGATTGTGCGCCTTAGTCTCATAGCGGCTAACTAGCTCTTCAAAACTCGCGTTGCAACCCCTTTTAAACCTTTCGATAAGCTCGTTATCGCTAATCTGTATAGATGCCATAATATCCTCCAAACAAGTCCAGTCCGTATTGCACTACTTTGCGGCATTCGCCTTCCTCACAGAGGGAACACTACACAAAGAAAACTAAAGACTTGTCATGGATTTGTAATAATTATGAAAAAGTTTGGTAAAGAATGCTATTGGCGAGTCGAAAACACGCCTGCACAGGCGCTATAAATTAAGAAAACAACAAGAGAGCCTAAAGAGTTCTATAGATATGTCTCAGGAATGGCCCATTATGGCCCATTATCCTACCGAAAAGTAGGCGATGCCGGGCCTTGATATGGAATATTCGGATTTTTGCCCAAGTATCTTTCGTTCCAAGATTTAGTCTCGTTATTTCCCCAGCTAGACGAATCGTAGACCTGATTCCTAATTGCATCAATCTGCTTTGAAGTATCGCTAACTGGCAAGGACTTCCGAACAACTACTTCATGCCTCGATAGTTGCGCATCGTCATACATCAGTCCACCAGCCAATAGCCCAAGACCCGCACCTACAGCTCCACCGGCGATTGCCCCCTCCTTGGCTACGTCCGCCTGATCCCCTAAGAAATAACCCAAACCTCCGCCAACCCCTGTGCCAATTAGAGTACCAATGAGCCCCTCCGAACTATAACTGCTCCGCATAGAACAACCACTCATGGCAAAAAAGCCAACAAACACAGTCACAAACCATACGCGTCTCATCGCGATTCCCCCCGAGGTGTTGCGTTAACTATTTAATATTACAGCTTATTTTGGCACCTGACGAGAACTCAACTCAGACAAGAGCCACCTTCTGTATCTATCCCTTTAAGGAAAGTTATGCTTTTACCCAACCCCATCGTATACTTTTCTTTCAGGCAAACTCTTAACTTCTGAACGAGGATAAGTTGCGCTCCACCAGTTAATTGCTATAACAAAGCAAATATTTAAACGGTGGAGTCATATAGAAGGTTTCATGAGTAACTAATGCTGTTATTTTAAACAATTCTACTAGAAATAATCACGAATAATTTTTATGAAAGATGACAGTTGTACGGCGTTTTATGGTGAACAAGTGCAAGAAAAATTAATTGCGTTGCACAATCACATTGCAAAAAGCTTCTCAAGGGAAAACGTGAAAAAGAATCTAGATTTAAAAGAAGACCTATCTAATATTCTGTTTAGGCGAGCACCAGAGGATTTTCTCGAATATAGGAGTGTCGTCACACTTGGCCTGATAGCGGACGAAGCGAGCGCAGTGTTCGAGCAGTTCATTAACGGCACTGACCCGTATCGCTTAGAAGCACAAAGCTTCCCTACAGACAATGAACGCGCAACGGTTACTGCGTTTTTAGTGGCGATGCTTGATAGACCCTTTGTCGTTGACACCATCACTAGCCTGTTTGCGACATACAATTGTCATCCGCGCGTAATGTTGCACCCAATAGTTACTACCGAGCACGGCCAGCAAGTGTCAGTCGTATATTTAGAAGTAGATGCCATAGAATCTCAAGCCACTCTCGACGAAATAATTTCTTCGCTCCATTATGCCATTAGAGATTTACTGGCCATTACGGACGATTACAGCACAATGACTTCGCGCACCGAAGCGCTAGCCAAGTCGTTAGAAGAGAAGAACCCTCACGCTAGAGCACTTAAGGGCGATGCAAAAGAAATTAGCGAGCTACTAAACTGGTTAGTTAACGGTGGATTCGTATTTCTTGGTTACAGGCAGTGGCGCGCCAATGCACCGCGTTTAGATAATGATGGCGAATGTTTTGCCGAAGTACTTCGTGCGGAAGATCTTGGCCTTTTCCATTCTACAAATATTCTAACCTCCTCATCTCTGGACGACCTTACCGAGGATGCCAATTTTATCCTCAATAAACAAGTCATCATGACTTTTGCAAAAACTCTGCACAAGAGCCCCATCCGCAGATCCGACCGGATGAACATTCTTTTGATTAAGACATATTCGGCCGATGGCAGCGCTATAGTGATTCACGGCCTGCTTGGCCGACTAACCTCTCGCACTGCAACGATGGAGTCAGAGACCATACCAGTTATACGCCACAAGCTAGAAGAAATAATTGACCTTGAGGGAATGTTGCCCAATTCCCACGACTATAAGGAAGTTCTTTCCATTTTTGACTCCACACCTAAGTATGAACTCTTACAGTTTAACGTCGAAGCCATCAGACAAAACGTCAATATTATCTTAGGCATACCGCCTCGAGGCGAAACGAAGATAAATTTCTATCGCGATGCGATGAACCGCTCAATTTCGCTGATGGTGGTAATGCCAGAAGAGAGATTTGTTGGCGGGGTTCATATTAAAATTAGAGATTTCATTGAGAGTTCCTTAGGGATAGAGCCAAAATCAACAGAATATCGCTTTGCGAAGACCGAAGGAGCGCTTGCGAGAATTCATTACTTTATACCAAATACACACAACGCCAACCTAGCGATCGATCGATTAGCTTGGCAACGCGAGATAGCGGAGCTAACTCTCACCTGGGACGATCGCCTTTTTTCTCTATTGCGCGCTGCAAGTTCTGAGCAACGCAAAGTAGACGCTGGCCAATTAGCTGCCTTCTACAGCAAGGCATTCCCCCAGCACTACAAGGCGATCACTTCACCGGAGGAAGCTTTTTTCGATATTGGCGTTCTGGAATCCCTAAGCAACGAAAACGCACTACAACTTGCTCTGCGCCATCCGGCACGCGAAGACAAAGCAGAATACTCAGATCTAAAGGTCTTTAAGTTTGGCGGGGGCTTAACGATTAGCTCTACGGTGCCATATCTGGAAAATGCTGGCCTAGAAATTCAGCACGAAACTTCGACTATTATCAAGAAGAAAAACTCCGTGTGGGCCGAAATATATATTTTCCGCATCAGAGCTAAATCTTCTCCAGAGAGCCTAAACGACGAGCGCATTATTAACGATATTTTCTTGCCAGGACTTACCGAAGTGCTATTGGAACGCGCGGAGAACGACGCACTAAACCAACTGATGTTAGTGCCTGGACTAAGCATTTCAGAGGTCGCGTTATTGCGAGCGTTAAAGCGCTACATCCGCCAAATTAACGCATTCGCGACAATGCGTTCGATAATCGGAGCTTTGGAAAGCAACCCGGATCTCGTAAAACTATTGGTAGCGTATTTTCATGCAAAATTCGACCCAAACGCCGATTATGCATGCCAGGCGGAACGCTTGACCAGGCTCGAGAAAATTTCAGCAAGTTTTGAACGAAAGTTAAAAGAAGTAAGTCTATTTGCCCACGATCGCGTATTGAGATCCTTGCTCAATGTACTGCAGGCAACAGTCCGCACAAATTTTTACCACACAGACAGCGACAAGCGAATCGCGCTAAAAATTGAGTGTAAAAAAGTCGAACAAATGCCGAAACCGCGTCCGCTATACGAGGTTTTTATCAGTGCGCCTGATTTTGAGGGCGTCCATCTTAGAGGTGGCAAGATTGCGCGGGGTGGAATTCGTTGGAGCGAACGGCCGGACGATTACAGGACCGAGGTTTTGGGCTTGATGAAAACCCAAATGGTTAAAAATGCAGTAATAATTCCCGTAGGGGCAAAAGGCGGTTTCATCGTTAAAAATCAGCCCACTACTTTTGAAGCTGTTAAGAACTGCTATCGGAGATTTGTTCAGTGCCTCTTGCAAATTACAGATA
Encoded here:
- a CDS encoding methionine adenosyltransferase, translating into MALKNFLFTSESVSEGHPDKVADQISDAVLDSLLKQDPRSRVACETLVKTGLVLLAGEITSNGHIDYDTVVRNTLKKIGYVSEDCGCNADSAAVLVHISKQSQDIAMGVDEKDGASKEQGAGDQGLMFGFACDETPELMPLPISLSHKLVHRLADVRRAGIVDYLRPDAKSQVTVHYENGKPKCVDTVVVSTQHTPEVDLSTISDFVIKEVVRAVIPDRFLTSATKYFINPTGRFVLGGPLADAGLTGRKIIVDTYGGYSRHGGGAFSGKDPSKVDRSACYAARYIAKNVVHAGLASRCEVQVAYAIGVAQPVSVYVDTFGTGKVDEERIVERVRETFDLRPRGIIEALGLLKPIYEKTATYGHFGREVEADGSFSWEGTGLSQKLQNLL
- a CDS encoding sigma-70 family RNA polymerase sigma factor translates to MASIQISDNELIERFKRGCNASFEELVSRYETKAHNLALRLTRNSEDAEEVLQDVFVTVYRKIASFEGKAKFSSWLYRITVNASFMKLRKKKQDKSVSLTDLLPQLQKQEVADNFTYGARSDSLAFNNEIKMALESAINKLPDDYRAVFILRDVDGLSNKEVGELLKLSIPAIKSRLHRARLMLRKRLVKFYQDYSSDTQIFPATKQSMRSAA
- a CDS encoding NAD-glutamate dehydrogenase; translation: MKDDSCTAFYGEQVQEKLIALHNHIAKSFSRENVKKNLDLKEDLSNILFRRAPEDFLEYRSVVTLGLIADEASAVFEQFINGTDPYRLEAQSFPTDNERATVTAFLVAMLDRPFVVDTITSLFATYNCHPRVMLHPIVTTEHGQQVSVVYLEVDAIESQATLDEIISSLHYAIRDLLAITDDYSTMTSRTEALAKSLEEKNPHARALKGDAKEISELLNWLVNGGFVFLGYRQWRANAPRLDNDGECFAEVLRAEDLGLFHSTNILTSSSLDDLTEDANFILNKQVIMTFAKTLHKSPIRRSDRMNILLIKTYSADGSAIVIHGLLGRLTSRTATMESETIPVIRHKLEEIIDLEGMLPNSHDYKEVLSIFDSTPKYELLQFNVEAIRQNVNIILGIPPRGETKINFYRDAMNRSISLMVVMPEERFVGGVHIKIRDFIESSLGIEPKSTEYRFAKTEGALARIHYFIPNTHNANLAIDRLAWQREIAELTLTWDDRLFSLLRAASSEQRKVDAGQLAAFYSKAFPQHYKAITSPEEAFFDIGVLESLSNENALQLALRHPAREDKAEYSDLKVFKFGGGLTISSTVPYLENAGLEIQHETSTIIKKKNSVWAEIYIFRIRAKSSPESLNDERIINDIFLPGLTEVLLERAENDALNQLMLVPGLSISEVALLRALKRYIRQINAFATMRSIIGALESNPDLVKLLVAYFHAKFDPNADYACQAERLTRLEKISASFERKLKEVSLFAHDRVLRSLLNVLQATVRTNFYHTDSDKRIALKIECKKVEQMPKPRPLYEVFISAPDFEGVHLRGGKIARGGIRWSERPDDYRTEVLGLMKTQMVKNAVIIPVGAKGGFIVKNQPTTFEAVKNCYRRFVQCLLQITDNISDGRVQHPASLVVYDQDDPYLVVAADKGTATFSDLANEIATKDFNFWLSDAFASGGSYGYDHKKLGITARGAWEAVKHHFREINLDYNSNTFTVVGIGDMSGDVFGNGLILSKNAKLLAAFDHRHIFIDPNPDSEASFDERMRLFKLPKSSWQDYDQSLISKGGGVFDRNDKEIRLSKKAQVALGVSAEALPGHELVQAILKAPVDLLWNGGIGTYVKASFEDNAKVGDRTNDDCRVSASDLRAKVIGEGGNLGFTQLARIEYSKLGGHLNTDAVDNSGGVNCSDLEVNLKILLQLPLKRGELSFEDRNALLTSLSEEVCEKVVNRNRLQSEILSLEVPRSRKHLEQYKDLIDYLENNGPLKRETEYLPDYEELEKRAQSKKGLTRPELAILMAYVKMALYDSILASNLPDNDFLQKHLAAYFPAEINRRFPADVSKHPLCREIIARQVSNVLVERMGITFVLRLTQEFASSVADIICAYLLATEVIEQSGFLDELDDLKKSHGDVRAQSKASVALTLAVEGMTRWFLQNGLTNGLSCTECAASYAEAFQLLMESTSGILSAGDKLRYDETVAQFLSSGFPQKLASMTTCLYYAVAYLDAIKIASSTALPPLSVAALYGSLVAEFQIPFLLEAASKLDSADKWDALAIRSVTTQLRSNVCLLVKDVIRQTGCASGEAISSYLANRSKLVTHYKKTIAEFRISTNSLASLLVIANELSAIATREVMA